Sequence from the Anaerolineales bacterium genome:
AGGATATCGTCCGGACGGAAGGTGGGGATGACCCGCCCCGGCCAGCCCGAATCGCGCAGTGCGCGGTGGTGCTCGAGCGGATCGGCGGCGCCGTCGGTGGTCGCCAGCACTTCGATCCGGAAGCGCTCGAACATCCGCCGCGGGCGGAATTCGGGAGTCGCCAGCCGGGCGGCGATCTGATCGTACACGGCCTGGGCCGATCCGCCGTTCAGTTTCTCAGGCACGCCGAAGACTTCGGCCAGTTCGTGCTTCAACCACATCCCGCTCGGAGTTCCGCGGAACAGGTGGAAATTCTCGGCGAAGGTTTGCCAGATCTTGCGGTGATCCTTCTCCACCGGCCCGCCGTCCAGGCGCGGGACCCCGAGCGATTCGAGCGGGATGCCCTGCGAATAGAGCATGCGGTATACGTAGTGATCGGGAATGATCAGCAGGTCGGCGGGCGTGCCGAAGCTGTAATCCGGATCGGCGAACATGCGGGGGTCCACGTGTCCGTGCGGGCAGAGCAGGGAGAGATCGCGGATCTGGACGTACAGCTCCCGGGCGATTCCCTTCTGCGCCGGATCCGGCCCGAAATAGCGATCCTCAGGCAAATGTTTTTTTTGGAATTCCTTCGGCGGGGCGGTCATGGCCGTTCCTTCAGGGCGCCTTCCAGGCCTTGGCGGCCAGGACCAGCGCGTCGATGTTTTCCGGGCGGGTCTGGGGCGAAACACCCCCGCCGAAGGAGAGGATGAATCCGCCGCCCGGAGCGGCCCGGTCCATGCAATCGCGCGCCGCGCGGGCGGTTTCCTCGGGCGTGCCGCGGACTCCCAAATCGAGCGGCGGAACGTTCCCCATCAGCGCCACACGGCGGCCCATTTTCTTTTTCACCTCGGCCGCATCCACCTCGTGGCTGAAGTTGAACACGTCGAAATTGGCTTCGGCCAGGCTTTCCGCCAGGTGCAGGCAAGAGGTGTCGTTGTGGTAGATGCGGATCAGCCCGTCGAATTCATCGAAGATCCGCCGCAGGTGCGGATGGATGATCTCTTCATAGTGCTCCTTCGAAACCATCCCCACCACGTCGTCCAGCAGGAGGATCCCCTCCGGCTGCCGGATCGAATCCAACTGGGCGTGCAGCCAGCGGATGATGGTGGTGGTCACCGTCTTGAGGAGGATCGAGACTTTTTCGGGGGCGAGCGCGACATCGGTGAGGAGCGGCACCATCCCCGCCAGCCACGAGGCGACCGTCATCGGACCGCGGGCCGCCACCATCCGGATCCCCAGCCCCTCGGCGGCGAGGCGTTCGTCCATCGCCCGGTATTGGCGCAGGACAAGCGGCATCAGGCCGTCTTCCTGCGGGTCGGCCGGGCGCAGCTCCGACCAGAAATCAAGATTGTCGGTCAGCGGTTCGATCGCCGGCGGCCGGTCCGCGTAGAAGTGCAGCCGCGTGCCGAAGGCGGAGGGTTCGGCGGCCATTCCGTATTCCACCCAAAAGCCGGGAATCCAGGCCACGTCGGAGAACCGTTTTAACAGTCCGAGATTGATCTCCAGCCACTTCTCCGGAAAGAGGAAATAATCGCGGGTGTCGATCCCGGCGTATCCCGGGAGCCAGGGGCTGTCGACGATCAGCGCGACCGGAACGGCATCCGGCGTCTCCAGCCGGGCGGCGGTTTTGAACCGGTCCCACGGAGCGCTCATCGGTTCCACCTCTCCACCGCCGGCGCTTCCTCCGGCGGATTTTTCCTGCCGCGCGGCGGCCTTCAGGGCGCGCTGGCGCGGACGACGAGTTGCGGCTGAAGGATCGTTTCCGGAGCGGCGGATTTTTCGCCGCGGATCCTTCCAAGCAGTTGGCGCACGGCTTCCGCCCCGAGCTCGTAGCGGGGGGTGCGGCAGGTGGTCAGCGGCGGGGTGACCAGCGCCGCCAGCGGGATGTCGTCGTACCCGGCGACGGCCAAATCCCGGGGGACCTTGCGCCCCAGCTCGGCGCAGGCTTGCAGTGCGCCGACCGCGACCAGGTCGTTGAAGCAGAACAGCGCGGTCAATTCGGGCTTTGCGAGCAGCAGCGCGCGGGCGGCGGCCTGCCCGCCATCGACCGTCGGGGGGCAGGGATGCTCCCAGGCGGGATCCCGCGGCATTCCGGCGGAGGCCAAAGCCTCGCGGTATCCGATAACCCGGTTGCGCGCGCTGTGGGAAGCCGCGGGCCCGGAAAGAAATCCGATCGCCCGGCGACCGCTTTCAAGCAGGTGGTGGGTGACCAGGCGGCCGCCCAGCACGTCGTCGAGGCGGACCGATCCGACCGAGGTTTTCTTCGTGTTGCGCGGCGCCAGGCGGTTGATCAGCACGACCGCGGTTTGGTGGTCCACGGCGGCCGACAAGGATTTGGGTTCCAAGCGGCTGAACAGCACCAGACCGTCCACCCGCTTTTCCTCAAGCGAGGCGATCACCGAAAGCTCGCGTTCGGGATCCTCCGCGGTGTGGCACAGGTAGACGTTGTAGCCTTCGGCGCAGGCCACGTGCTCCGCGCCGAGGGCGACGTCGGCGAAAAACGGGTTGGAGACGTCGGGAATCACCAGGCCGATGGTTCCGGATTGGCGGGTGACCAGGCTGCGGGCGATCCCGCTCGGGCGGTAGTTCAGGCGGGTGATGATCTGCTCGACGCGCCGGCGCGTGGCCGGGCTGACGTCGCCCTTGTGGTTGACCACCCGGGAGACGGTCATGATCGAGACGCCCGCCTTGCGGGCGATGTCGGCGGCGGTGGCTTTGCGCGCCATGCGGGATTGTTCCGTTAGCGTTACCGTTAACGCTAACGGAATTATAGCCGGAATCGACGCCGCGTCAATTGCGGCTGGCGGCGCGGGCCGGATGCGGCAAGGAGTTCCGGAAGAGACAGAAAGCGAAACGGACGCCGGAGATACCGGGCGTGGCGCCGCCCGGATGCGGCGGTGGGTTTTTCCGGAGTAGGCCGGGAGGGCGAGAATGGCTTTGGGGGGAAAACGATTGTTGCATATATAATGTGGGTCCCGTGAAGGCGGACCGCCGGAAGGAAAAAACCGAATTGGGGACGCCGGCGAAAGGGGAGGCATGGAAAAGATTTCCGAAATCACCTATGTCGGTGCGGGAAAGCTGATTGCGGATGCGCTTAAATTCTATAAAAATAATATATCTACTAAGCCTCAGTAATATTGAAATGAAATCCTGCTCTTTTCCATCCCCACCCCTATCCCCTGGCCCCTTTCCCCTCTCCTGACATAAATCAGGAGAGGGGAAAGGGGTTGTGGGGGTTGGGGGTGAGGAAAGGGCAGGGACGGGGGGCTGAGGAGATACAAATTATTTTTTAAAAATTATCTCCATAATTCTGCTCCCCATGGCGCTGCACGCGGGCATCACCGCATTGGCCGTGCCCCGGGTTCCCGAAGCCGGGAGGGTATTGGCGATCTCGTTGTTCGTCCTGGAAGTGCCGGTGGAATTGATGATCATCCAATATATGCTGGCGGGCGATTCCGGGATTTCCATCGCCGCCCTGTTTGCCAAAAGCAACCCCTTTTTTCTACGCGCCTTTGCGATGTCCGTCTTTATCCTGATCCCGGCGACTCCGTTTGTCTTTATCATGCTGCTGGGCAACGCCGCGAGGGGAATTATTTGCCTCGCCGTCGTCGCCTTCGTATTCTTGCTCTGGTATCTGAGCCTGCAGTTGTTCATCGTCTTTCCGGCGTTGGTGGACCGCAATCGGAACGCTTGGGATACCCTCCGGTATTCGTGGAAGAAAACAAGAGGAAAGGTTTGGGAAGTATTTTCGATCGTGTTCATCGCCAACCTGGTGCTTATCCTCGTGGAATTTCCCGTCATGGCTTTTGCCGGTTATCTCGAAGTGTTCCATGAAAGCAACGCCGCAGCGCAATGCGCCGGGCGCATGCTTTCCGATGCGGTTTCGTTGCTGGTTCTGCCCTACAGCGTCTTTATCGCGATGGTCATCTATCATTACTTGTCGTCGCCGCCGAAAAATACCGATTCCGAAGAAGAAATCCAGCTTGTAGAATAAGGAACGCGGAAACAACACGGGACGGAAAAATCGGGAAGGTGTAATCCGCGGGCGGACGGCCTCCGCCGTTGCGGATCCGGCAAAACCGGCCCGGTCTGCGAAGGCAAGGCGGTTGGGCGGAAAAAATGCTTATAATGTGGGGTGGCGGGCGCGGACGGCGACCGTTCATCGGAAATCGAAGGGGTTGAAATAACGTCTGCCGGGAGGATGGAATTGTGAGCAAGAAATCGAGAGCGTTAAAGGCGAACAACCGCAACATCCGCATCGTGACGGGGATTGTTTTCGGAATCGTGGTCCTGATCATGGCGTGGATCATCGTCCGGCCTGGAATATTCGTCATGCCGCCCAACGCCGAGTACCGCGACGGCGTGGTCATCGTGTATCACTCGCGCGGGAACGACATGGGTTTCATCGCCTCGCCGGACAGCGTCTGCGTGAGCTTGCAGGGAACCTCGTCCCAGGCCTGCCGGGATTTGGTCCTTTCGGAATTCGATGCGGTGTTGAACAGGATGGTCCTGAGCCTGCCGTACAACGAATGGCTGTATCTGCGGTCCACCGGAGGCGTGACGTACGAGTAAGAAATGCTGCCCTGCGCGGGGGGAAAGGCACTCCCGCAGCGGAACGCCTGATCGAAGAGTCGCCCCGGCGCGGAATGGAAACGGCCGATCCCGGGGGCGCAAGGAAATCTTCGCCTTCAATTTGGATTTATTCCACCCATTTATCCTTCGGATCGTTTATAATTGCGCAGTCCCCACCCCCCCTTTCCGAACCAATAAAAATTGGCACGGGAGCGACTCCCATTAACGCAGAGTGCTGAAAAGCACTTCGGTTGTGTCATTGCAAGCCCCGCCCGGGCTCCCGCTTCGCGAGGGCAGGCTATTGCCGTGGCGAGGCCGGGGGAGCGACGCCCTGGCTCCGCATGGCGGAGTCAGGGCGGGGCCATCTCCTTCTTTGTACTGTGATGGAGATTGCTTTATACCCTGACTCTTCCCTGAATGGAACG
This genomic interval carries:
- a CDS encoding uroporphyrinogen decarboxylase family protein, producing the protein MSAPWDRFKTAARLETPDAVPVALIVDSPWLPGYAGIDTRDYFLFPEKWLEINLGLLKRFSDVAWIPGFWVEYGMAAEPSAFGTRLHFYADRPPAIEPLTDNLDFWSELRPADPQEDGLMPLVLRQYRAMDERLAAEGLGIRMVAARGPMTVASWLAGMVPLLTDVALAPEKVSILLKTVTTTIIRWLHAQLDSIRQPEGILLLDDVVGMVSKEHYEEIIHPHLRRIFDEFDGLIRIYHNDTSCLHLAESLAEANFDVFNFSHEVDAAEVKKKMGRRVALMGNVPPLDLGVRGTPEETARAARDCMDRAAPGGGFILSFGGGVSPQTRPENIDALVLAAKAWKAP
- a CDS encoding LacI family DNA-binding transcriptional regulator, producing the protein MARKATAADIARKAGVSIMTVSRVVNHKGDVSPATRRRVEQIITRLNYRPSGIARSLVTRQSGTIGLVIPDVSNPFFADVALGAEHVACAEGYNVYLCHTAEDPERELSVIASLEEKRVDGLVLFSRLEPKSLSAAVDHQTAVVLINRLAPRNTKKTSVGSVRLDDVLGGRLVTHHLLESGRRAIGFLSGPAASHSARNRVIGYREALASAGMPRDPAWEHPCPPTVDGGQAAARALLLAKPELTALFCFNDLVAVGALQACAELGRKVPRDLAVAGYDDIPLAALVTPPLTTCRTPRYELGAEAVRQLLGRIRGEKSAAPETILQPQLVVRASAP
- a CDS encoding glycerophosphoryl diester phosphodiesterase membrane domain-containing protein — its product is MALHAGITALAVPRVPEAGRVLAISLFVLEVPVELMIIQYMLAGDSGISIAALFAKSNPFFLRAFAMSVFILIPATPFVFIMLLGNAARGIICLAVVAFVFLLWYLSLQLFIVFPALVDRNRNAWDTLRYSWKKTRGKVWEVFSIVFIANLVLILVEFPVMAFAGYLEVFHESNAAAQCAGRMLSDAVSLLVLPYSVFIAMVIYHYLSSPPKNTDSEEEIQLVE